AAGCCCGAGCAACATAAACATTACAGCAAGATAATAGGAGCTCTGGGCTTTGCCTTTGGGACTCGAAcaagtaaaagaaaagagaTCCAGGCGAACATACACCGGGGAGACACTCATGTCCCCTGGGCATAGTCAGGGACTGAAAGCATTACTATTCTAAGTTCAAAACAGCAACTTATTTAGGAAACATTAAACACAATTTAACATTATACAAGGAACAGTTGTACTAAAAAGCCATTGAAATTCTGATTTTTTGTGCTTGTATTTATGCTTGTGCCTGTATTTAGACTTTATTACGGATTTGTACAGTATGTGACTTACATTTCTGATTTCAAAtactgtttttacatttttgtacattttcatAGTTATTACAGTTTATAATAGATAAAGTTTGGCAAATTGCAggttattaaatatttaatgaatATTTATCTATACATACGAAATGAAACAGACTATGAGATGAAACGTCCTATTGATATTCACAAGGGCTTTGGTCCGTTTAATGCGCATGCGCATCGCAGAAGCACACTGCCCGCGCCGGTGGCGAATGCAACGGGGAGAAATTTAACTGCGTGGTCTTGAGCTGACAGGCGGAGCCGGCGGTTCCTGCGCTTTTAATCAGTTACACAGCAGATTATACATCGAACCGGACAAATAGTGACTGGTAAACAGGTAAGAAGCTTGAATATCCACACTTTGCATTCGACAGATTTGAATTCCCAGTAATATCGTGACCGAGGCCCGGTTGGTGGGTGCATCAACAGCGGTATGGTGCCGCATGTCGGCTTTTTGAGTTCAAAACAAACGTGACGAAGTaggtaataaaatgttatacgAGTACATATCGGTTTTGTATTTGTTATATAGCAGGTGTGCTTTCAGGTCCTACGGTCTTTGTTACTCTGTGCTTTGAAATGTCTGTGGCTGTTTAGTTGGAGAAGTTTATACTCGGCATTTCCACGCCGCGCGCACACACAGCCAGAAAAGTATGAAAAAGTAGGCCTTCTGCGAGGCCGCGAACGGCTCTGTGAATGACAGCTGCTCGCCCAATCAAATGTAAGCGTCCCGCCTACACAGCGCTTGTTCGACCAGTGGTGTTTGTCAAAGGGTCTGACGTAGGTGTCAGTTACTTTCGCGCTCCGCCCTCCGGTTATAAAACACTGGACAATAACGCGTCTATAGTGGTAGAAGTGGTCAACAAAAGGAAATCTGGGAAATGTCGAGTCATTTTAGAGTGTTTTTTCTCTTCAGCTTTTCCCTCTTTTATTAAGTTAGAAAATATCGGTTGAACGCTGTTAAAGGTATTGGGTGGGCCGGTGGTAAAATAGTATATGGGGTTCCGTTTTCCTCCGCATATTACAATGCGAAATGTGCTACTCCACACATAGTCTTAGTGGAtaattttgagattaaagtaATTTTATCACCTGTTTCATGTGCCCTGATTGTGGCATCTCACGTCTCTTGTGCGTCTTCTGTGTCCGTGTCGCTCCCGTCTGTGTAGCTCTCTGCACGCCAATAAACAATCGGTTTGATCTTAAATCGAGTATTTTTGCCGAGCAGACTATTGCTCGCCTCTTAATGTAGCGGGAATACCCTACGTGCAACCATAATGGTCTTTACCATTGTCTCCCATTGTGTCTATACGTGAAATCGACTGACCAAAAAAACACGTGGGCAGGGTAGTGTGAAGATATCCGGTTTGTAGGTTGCGCAGAAATCCGGAGTTACTCCCGACAGTCTCCGCTATGGTGAACCGATTAGGCTCCGTCGTGGACAAAAGTAAGACGCTGTGGTGCATGGTGTGATTCTTTAGTTGTTTAAATAAAAGGCGCCGGCATGTCAGTCTGTCCTGTGTACGTACGCATGACAAAAGAAGCGATGTTATCGGGAGGATTTGGGTCTATTCCTCTGATCGACTCCAATGACcctcattattttttatttttatttttgttatagCTGAAATGGTGATCATCAGCGTTATTCTTTATCTGACAACGGCAGTTTAAGCAGAATGTGCTGTTAAATCAATCCCGTGTTAGCTCGGTGCAGAAATGTCTTCCTGCTGTAGTGGTGAATGCCTACAGTGAGCACATTATCTTTGTCATTCTTGAACCTTCTTTCGATGTGTGTGGTTGATAAGGATACACTGAAATCGCACTGTgataaatttgattaaaaccgCTTAGGAGTCTGTGTGAGgacatttgattatttttatttttttaaagactccTATTCTTTGAGGTAGTGTTTGCTGAACATCTGGTACTGGCTACATATTCACCACCATTTGAGGGGCATGGCTCACCTTAATATATCAGTTTTTAATCTCTGCACACTGTGCCACACCATGTAACAACATTTGTAATCTGTAGCTTGTATAAGCCTACAGTGGTAGTATTTTTCCCTTGCTGGACAGGGTTATTGTTCTGCTGGCACAAAGGGGGTGTCTTACATTGGTATTCAGGTTTAAAGAGTGATTTATTTTTCCAGTCACTTGCTGAAATATTTAGGAAAGACCTCAGGCACACACAGAGGTGACTGCATTATTATCTGTAAAGACCTCGAcagtcgtgtgtgtgtgcacgtgtgtatTGTGTCCCTTGTTCGGCACAATATATGTCTCTTAGTTGCAAAACAGAGGTCATATGAGTGCAGATTCTTTTaatggttaatgtgtgtgtgtgtgtgtgcatacaggAAGGGTGCCTTGATGTGGGCAGTATGAGTAAGACGCCCCCTAACAGAAGAGGGATAACATTTGAGGTGGGAGCTCAGCTTGAGGCTAGAGACAGCCTCAAAAACTGGTGAGTCATGGCCTCACTCATTCCTCTCTCATCCATTTTACTGTTCCCTTCCCTCTCACACCTAAGTTTCCgttccttgtttgtttttgggccTTTATTACAGTAACcgtaatgttttaaaaatgttgatgAGTGTTCTCAAGGTGTCCCTTAAGCTCAACTTTGAACTGCATTATTAAGGCTTGTGAAAATcatgtaaaaacatgttaaattcTATTTAAAGGAATGATTCCTTTAAATGTGTGATAAGACTACATCATTAGAACACTGCTATTGCAAAGCTAAGTGGGAGCAgccttttaaaatataaatgtcttTTATAATAGACGTGCACTCACACGGTTATGTATAAATGCAGTTGATATTGTATACAACAGTTTAGTACTAAAGgtataatttaaaaatgaaaactaacTCCACTACAGTAATGTGTAAATGCCCAGCACACCATCCACTAACTACAGCTGTGCCATGGTTcattgttttttatgtgtttacattttcaaGCTTGATTTCATTTCTAAAGCCACCCTCATTATATGTTTGAGATAAATGATAAGTGCTCTAAATCACTAGACTTGCCATTCATTCAGCCTTTCTATAAACTAGCCATTGAATTTCTTCCTGTAGGTATGCTGCCAACATTGAGAAGATTGATTATGAAGATGAAAAAGTGTTGATCCATTACCGACAGTGGAGCCACCGTTACGACGAATGGTTTGACTGGACAAGTCCCTACCTGAGACCTGTAGAGAGAATTCAGCTGAGACGGCAGGGCCTGAATGACGATGCTCCAGTACCTGTAAGCTAACAGTCATGCTTGCTTTGAAATGTGTAGCGTAGAGACATTCTGCCTTGTCTTCTTCTTTACCCTTTGTTGCACAGTGCATTACTGCATTGAACTGGTCTTAGCGAAATGCGATTCTTGGGTTTTTGTATTTGCATAAGTTCAATGGTACTGCTGCTTTTACTTATAAGTAAAAGCgtcatttttaataaaactaTAGGAAGCCTTTAACACCTCCACCTCCAATGCAGTCTTTGAAATGGTGCCAACAGTGTCAAATCTTTTCCCTCCAGGCCTTTCATGTGAATGACAAAGTGTTGGCCAGCTGGTCTGACTGCCGTTTCTATCCTGCTAAGGTCATTTCGGTTAATAAAGATGGTGAGTATCACATTACGTTAATGGGCTTAAGTGAGTTTCAGTCATGGATTTGTTActagtttttaaagttttgcattTTCATTGCAAAGTAGTGTTATATGGAGTATAGTCTGAGATCTTGTAcgtttgtttttggtttcaaTATGAAATCTGTGTTGTTGTCTAAGTACTTTCTCTTTTGTTGGGAATGCAGAAAAATATCTAAAATGCTAGATTTATCTGATTTCTACATAGGGTGGGGGGGTTGCctcacacacatcacatttaaaatgatcacacAGTTGTATGTTTtcttcattcttttcagcatcCTACACTGTGAGGTTTTATGATGGTGTCATCCAGACAGTGAAAGGAATACATGTGAAGCCTTTTACCAGAGAGGTAccagcatgtttgtttttttttggtttttgttttttttttccttacaaaTGATACTATATACTGGATTCGACTACAGTTTTTAGATCTTTGTTTCTAAGCTATTTCTTTGCCCTGCTCACAGAGAGGTGGAGGGAAGTCTCGGTCCTCTGAAAGGAACATGGTTAGGAGGGCCCCGAACCGCAGAGACAGAAGGTCTCAGGAGAACGGGGTTCCCAAGAACAAGCGAGCCAGACGCAGCACTTCAGACCAGGAGGAAGACAGCAACAGTGAGGATGAGGAGCATGAACAGGGAAtggtaaatgataaaaacaagaaaacaaatggTGAGCTAGAGGCTGTGCCCACTgtcaaaaaagaagaggaaatcCCTGAGAAGGCAGAGCAGATCAAGCCCAGGGATGTCGAAAAAGGGACAGGATTCAGTAATGGCGTGAGAGTCGAGGAGGACGAGAAGGAAGGTGGCGAAACGTGTCGCGTCAATGGAGAGGTGAAAAAGGAAGAGGTGGAAATGGAACAGACTGGAGCAAAGCCATATACAGAGTCACTCAAGCCATACACAGAGTTGCCCACTCAGATGTCATCGCAAACAGAGCAGGTGTCTGTCACTATGACAACCACAGAATCCAGTGGCGATGTGGAGCAGAAACCAAACGTCCAATCAGAAGGTGCTCAGGCTGCAGTGGATGTGCCGCCTCCTCAGCCTGTGAAACGTAAGTGTTAACACACTAAATGAAGTCATTTAGCAGATATGCCATTGGCTCTCTAGTGTTTTGGAAAGCATGTGAGCGCACTTTGAAGAGTTCCTTTCATTTATCTTTTAACAGCGGTAAGGAAGCAGGGTTTCCACAACCCCAACAGGTTCAGCAGAGAACCATGTGAGTACATTTTAACATTATTGAGTCAAGCACTGCAATTTCTCACActcattaaaaaatacaatagGAGCTTTATTTACATGCTGCACTTCTGTTGTTCTGTTTCAGTGTATCGAGTTATCAAAAACCAACCTCCTCCTGTCCTGTCCATCAATCTTGATCACAACCCGTTCAAGTGCAGCGCTCCTGGCTGCACAAAATCATTCCGTAAAGCCAAGCTGCTGCATTACCACATGAAATATTACCATGGCGAGGAACAGCCCCCAGAAGCAGACCGCAGCCCCACAAGGAGCGTCCAGACTAGGGCCTCTGAGAAACAGTCTAGTGCCACTGGTTTGGATGGCACAAAGAGAAGGCGCACCATTTCTGCATCCATGCGTGAGTTATTCTCCAGTTTGACATTTGTTCCAAATAAAGTGACAGAGGAAgagtttttaataaataaactggGTCACTGCGTCGCTTTTTCAATAGTAAAATCTGAAATGCTGAGTCACGGCTTGCTgttattttaaatcacacacttCAGAGTTGAGGCCAAGTGATAAATATATGCACGTCCAGCATTGCTTTGAGATCAGGAACTTTGGCTCATAAATTCCTTGTGATTTTCCTCAGAGTCTGTTGGAGTTGCCACGGCTCCACGTGGAGAGCTGAAGGCTGCTGGCAGACGCACGTCAGCCCCGCCTGCAGTCAACACTCAAGGCCATCAGCAGAGGGCACTGCTGAGGGAGAAAAGCAAAGAGAACCAACTGGACAGGAATGGCTGTCAGCTGCAGGACAAAGACTCAGACAGGAGTTGCTTCGATATTGGTCAGTATGATGCAATGAAAATGTGCTCAGAACAATTCAGCTTGTATAAATACCAACCTGTTAGCAGTGTTTGCTATACTCTCATGCAGCTGAACTCTTGCCCCTAGGTTCAGTAAAAGATAAACTGAAAGAAAAGCCTAAACAGAAGGACTTCCTCCGCATTAAActcaagaaaaagaagaagaaaaagaaggccAAGTCTGGTAAGAAGCAGGTGCTTGGCATAAGGCTGCATCACATATCTGCTGCTCTGCATGCGCACTCACTGTGACATTGTGGGAATGGCTAGCCTGCAAAGCATCAAGTGCTCCATTCAGTCCTCTTGGTGTGGTGgttgagcctgtgtgtgtgggagaAGCGTGATATATGTTGTCTGCCTCTGTCCCTCCATAATGTCAGTCAAAAAACTCCAACATCTTGTCTCTTAAATCTGTTGGTCATagcttgatttattttatttcattttttagatggtttttaaagttgttttagCTGGCAATACGGATGGAAAAAGCCAGATTTTATTGTGGCACTGATAATGACTGATCCAACATACAAGTCCTGCACTAGTGTTAATTCTGGGTAGCATTCACAGTGGTGTGTTTGGCATGCACACAAATGTATAGGTGGTGTTCCACTGACTAGTTATTTGACACTGTTCAGTCCTGAAATATGGGCTGCATGTTTGCCCCCGATTGTTCTTGAGTAATGTCATTTGTCCATAATGTATGTTTGTGCCACATTTTGTCACTTCCTGATGGGCACTTGTTTTTAGCATTATTAAAGCTGACATTTTTGTTCAACATGTGCTTCCCCCCTTCCCTGTATTAACAGACTGCACAGGTAGTGAGGAGAATATTGGCATCTCAGTATTGGGTCTTCAGTCCAAATTGAATTTGCCACTCAAAACTCCCCCCTCACACAATCACAAGCCTGAGGCCT
This genomic interval from Oreochromis niloticus isolate F11D_XX linkage group LG5, O_niloticus_UMD_NMBU, whole genome shotgun sequence contains the following:
- the phf20a gene encoding PHD finger protein 20 isoform X1; translation: MSKTPPNRRGITFEVGAQLEARDSLKNWYAANIEKIDYEDEKVLIHYRQWSHRYDEWFDWTSPYLRPVERIQLRRQGLNDDAPVPAFHVNDKVLASWSDCRFYPAKVISVNKDASYTVRFYDGVIQTVKGIHVKPFTRERGGGKSRSSERNMVRRAPNRRDRRSQENGVPKNKRARRSTSDQEEDSNSEDEEHEQGMVNDKNKKTNGELEAVPTVKKEEEIPEKAEQIKPRDVEKGTGFSNGVRVEEDEKEGGETCRVNGEVKKEEVEMEQTGAKPYTESLKPYTELPTQMSSQTEQVSVTMTTTESSGDVEQKPNVQSEGAQAAVDVPPPQPVKPVRKQGFHNPNRFSREPLYRVIKNQPPPVLSINLDHNPFKCSAPGCTKSFRKAKLLHYHMKYYHGEEQPPEADRSPTRSVQTRASEKQSSATGLDGTKRRRTISASMQSVGVATAPRGELKAAGRRTSAPPAVNTQGHQQRALLREKSKENQLDRNGCQLQDKDSDRSCFDIGSVKDKLKEKPKQKDFLRIKLKKKKKKKKAKSDCTGSEENIGISVLGLQSKLNLPLKTPPSHNHKPEAYPSRPGYSYSEQIHVDDEDSISDWSTDSCGWSEDDFDVDLDVTTPPLSVDSGALDTSDQEIVRCICEVEEENDFMIQCEDCLCWQHGTCMGLLEENVPDRYTCYICRDPPGQRQSLRYWYDREWLTNGHMYGLSFLEENYSHQNAKKITTTHQLLGDVHHVVEILNGLQLKMSVLQNNSHPDLQLWRQPWKHLERSWIGSDSCRSSNAIPSPVTPDEDMNRGEILMSNALEKLSRAATAATASSSCSSSPFPSFQDSYITSEHCYQKPRAYYPAVEQRLVVETRQGSELEDSMRSTEELLEREQRYGSLLETDKPKSTGISNKASLGGSWSQTDNRDEGVKDSGEASDNSRQHQQWRINLLDHIDAVQDEVSHRMDFIERELDVLESWLDYTGELEPPEPLARLPQLKHRMKRLLTQLSKVQQIALYSST
- the phf20a gene encoding PHD finger protein 20 isoform X2, with the translated sequence MSKTPPNRRGITFEVGAQLEARDSLKNWYAANIEKIDYEDEKVLIHYRQWSHRYDEWFDWTSPYLRPVERIQLRRQGLNDDAPVPAFHVNDKVLASWSDCRFYPAKVISVNKDASYTVRFYDGVIQTVKGIHVKPFTRERGGGKSRSSERNMVRRAPNRRDRRSQENGVPKNKRARRSTSDQEEDSNSEDEEHEQGMVNDKNKKTNGELEAVPTVKKEEEIPEKAEQIKPRDVEKGTGFSNGVRVEEDEKEGGETCRVNGEVKKEEVEMEQTGAKPYTESLKPYTELPTQMSSQTEQVSVTMTTTESSGDVEQKPNVQSEGAQAAVDVPPPQPVKPVRKQGFHNPNRFSREPLYRVIKNQPPPVLSINLDHNPFKCSAPGCTKSFRKAKLLHYHMKYYHGEEQPPEADRSPTRSVQTRASEKQSSATGLDGTKRRRTISASMQSVGVATAPRGELKAAGRRTSAPPAVNTQGHQQRALLREKSKENQLDRNGCQLQDKDSDRSCFDIGSVKDKLKEKPKQKDFLRIKLKKKKKKKKAKSDEDSISDWSTDSCGWSEDDFDVDLDVTTPPLSVDSGALDTSDQEIVRCICEVEEENDFMIQCEDCLCWQHGTCMGLLEENVPDRYTCYICRDPPGQRQSLRYWYDREWLTNGHMYGLSFLEENYSHQNAKKITTTHQLLGDVHHVVEILNGLQLKMSVLQNNSHPDLQLWRQPWKHLERSWIGSDSCRSSNAIPSPVTPDEDMNRGEILMSNALEKLSRAATAATASSSCSSSPFPSFQDSYITSEHCYQKPRAYYPAVEQRLVVETRQGSELEDSMRSTEELLEREQRYGSLLETDKPKSTGISNKASLGGSWSQTDNRDEGVKDSGEASDNSRQHQQWRINLLDHIDAVQDEVSHRMDFIERELDVLESWLDYTGELEPPEPLARLPQLKHRMKRLLTQLSKVQQIALYSST